A part of Saccopteryx bilineata isolate mSacBil1 chromosome 8, mSacBil1_pri_phased_curated, whole genome shotgun sequence genomic DNA contains:
- the P2RY12 gene encoding P2Y purinoceptor 12 encodes MDNLTSSGNSSSSPCTRDYKITQVLFPLLYTVLFFIGLITNSLAMRIFFQIRSKSNFIIFLKNTVISDLLMILTFPFKILSDAKLGTGPLRAFVCQVTSVVFYFTMYISISFLGLITVDRYQKTTRPFKTSSPGNLLGAKILSAVLWAFMFLLSLPNMILTNKRPKDKNVKKCSFLKSEFGLVWHEIVNYICQVIFWINFLIVIVCYTLITKELYRSYVRTRGAGKVPRKKVNVKVFIIIAVFFICFVPFHFARIPYTLSQTRDVFDCSAENTLFYVKESTLWLTSLNACLDPFIYFFLCTSFKNSLMSMLRCPNSATSAPHENRKKGQDGGDPSEETPM; translated from the coding sequence ATGGACAACCTCACCTCCTcgggcaacagcagcagcagcccgtGCACCCGGGATTACAAGATCACCCAGGTCCTCTTCCCGCTTCTCTACACGGTCCTGTTTTTCATTGGACTCATCACAAACAGCCTGGCGATGAGGATTTTCTTCCAAATCCGCAGCAAATCCAACTTCATTATCTTTCTGAAGAACACGGTCATTTCCGACCTTCTCATGATCCTGACTTTCCCATTCAAAATCCTCAGCGACGCCAAGCTGGGCACGGGCCCCCTGCGGGCTTTCGTGTGCCAGGTGACCTCCGTCGTCTTTTACTTCACCATGTACATCAGCATCTCCTTCCTGGGACTGATCACGGTCGACCGCTACCAGAAGACCACCAGGCCGTTTAAAACCTCCAGCCCCGGCAACCTCCTGGGGGCTAAGATCCTCTCTGCGGTCCTCTGGGCGTTCATGTTCTTGCTCTCTTTGCCTAACATGATTCTCACCAACAAGAGGCCCAAGGACAAGAATGTGAAGAAGTGCTCTTTCCTCAAATCAGAGTTTGGTTTGGTCTGGCATGAGATTGTCAACTATATCTGTCAAGTCATTTTCtggattaattttttaattgtcattGTATGTTACACGCTCATTACGAAAGAACTCTACAGGTCGTATGTAAGAACCAGGGGTGCAGGCAAAGTCCCCAGGAAGAAGGTGAACGTCAAAGTCTTCATCATCATCgctgtgttttttatttgctttgtccCCTTCCACTTCGCCCGGATTCCCTACACCCTCAGCCAGACCCGGGACGTCTTCGACTGTTCGGCCGAGAACACCCTGTTCTACGTGAAGGAGAGCACGCTCTGGCTGACGTCCTTAAACGCCTGCCTCGATCCGTTCATCTACTTCTTCCTTTGCACGTCCTTCAAAAATTCCTTGATGAGTATGCTGAGGTGCCCCAACTCTGCCACATCTGCGCCCCACGAGAACAGGAAGAAAGGGCAGGATGGAGGCGACCCAAGTGAAGAGACTCCGATGTAA